Below is a window of Agathobacter rectalis ATCC 33656 DNA.
TCATCAAACTGCCAAAGAGCCTCATCCTCATGGTTGAAGGCCTGTACGACCTTTTCATTTCCTACTATCTCATCGATGAGTGCTGTCTGCTCTCCCCTTGTTCTTGTCTGTAGCTGGAACATGGAATAAGTCTTTTTAGTGATAAAGCTTGCCACAAAAAGTGACAAAGGTGTGATGAGCACTACAATGCATGATATCTTCACATCTATTGTAAGCATGAAAATAAGCGTGCCTGCTATTGTTGCAATTCCTGTAAAGAGCTGTGTGAAGCCCATCAAAAGTCCCTCTGAAAATGTATCTACATCGGCGATGATACGGCTGACCATATCACCGTGTGAGTGGCTGTCAATATAGGACAGCGGCATTTTCTCAATATTTAAAAATGCATCACGCCTTATATCCCTCACTATGTTGTAGGTCATCCTGTTGTTGCAGATATTTGTAAGCCACTGGGCTGCTGCCGCTATGACGACTATTATTGCAGCTCTCGTGAGGATGGCTGTCATAGCCGTAAAATCAACCTTTCCTTTTCCTACAATCAAATCAATTGCGCGTCCTGTGAGAATTGGAAAATAGAGCGTAAGCGCCACTGTAACAACAGACAGGGCAAGTGAAATTACAAGCAAAGGAATATATCTCTTCATGTAGCTTAATACCTTGCGGATTGTGCCTGCTTTATTCATCTTCGCATTATCCATAGCCATACTCTACACCTCCTTTTGTCTGGTCATATCCGACTCTTTTTTAAACTGTGAATCATATATCTCTTTGTAGGTCTCGCATGTCTCAAGCAGCTTTTCATGAGGTCCGAAGCCAACCATCTGTCCGTCGTCGAGTACTATGATATTGTCCGCAAACTGGATAGATGAGGTACGCTGTGACACGATAAATATTGTCTTGTCACCATGCATGCCCTTTAATGCCGCGCGAAGGCTCGCATCTGTAGCAAAATCAAGCGCCGATGCACTGTCGTCTAGTATCAGTATGTCAGGATCCTTTACAACCGCCCTGGCAATTGTAAGACGCTGCTTCTGACCGCCTGATAGGTTCTTGCCGCCCTGCTCTATCATGTAGTCAAGTCCTCCCTCTTTGCCCTTTACAACCTCTGTGGCCTGTGCTATATCAAGCGCCCTCCACATTTCCTCCTCTGTGGCATCATTTTTGCCCCAGCGCAGGTTATCGGCTATCGTTCCTGCAAAAAGCACTGCCTTTTGCATTACAACACCGATTTTATCTCGAAGCTGCACTGCATCGTAGTCATTTATATCATTTCCCTGAATCCTTATAGTGCCCTTTGTGGCATCATAAAACCTCGGAATAAGGTTTACAAGGCTTGATTTTCCTGAGCCTGTACCACCGATGATTCCGATTGTCTGCCCCTTTTGCACTGTAAAGCTTATATCTGTAAGTGTCTCATCGGCCGCTCCCTCATAGGTCATGCAGACATGGTCAAACTCAACCTCAGGTGCCCCTGCCTTTGCATCAATGAGCTTAGGATTTTTATCAGGAAGCTTTGATGGAATAGAAAGCACATCCGCTATACGATTACCGCACGCCACTGCCTTTGTCACCTGTACGATGAGGTTTGCAAGCTTTATCAGCTCGACAAGTATCTGTGACATGTAGTTTACAAGTGCCACAACCTCACCCTGTGTGAGGATTCCTGCGTATACCTGCTTGCCGCCTGATACGATAACTGCGATTGTTGCGATATTTATAATGATAAAGGTCAGAGGATTGGTGAGTGCTGAGATTCGTCCTACAACCTGCTGCATATTGGTTAAAAATTCGTTGTCCCTGTTGAAGCTGTCAATCTCATCATTTTGCTTATTGAAAGCTCTTATAACTCTGGTTCCCTCTAAATTCTCCCTGGTATGTGAAAGCACTGTGTCAAGAGAGCTCTGCACCTTTTTGTAAAGCGGAAGGCTTGCAGCCATAACTGAGAATACCACTATTGAAAGCAGAGGTATGGTAACTGCAAAAACCATTGCCGCTCTTACATTTACTGTAAAAGCCATCGCCATAGCTCCGAATACAATAAATGGCGAGCGAAGGAAGAGTCGAAGCACCAGATTGACTCCTGACTGCACCTGGTTTATATCGCTTGTCATCCTCGTGATAAGTGTCGATGTGCCCACTGTATCCATCTTTGAGAATGACAGTGACTCTATCTTTTCAAACAATATATGGCGAAGCTTTGTGGAAAAACCGACTGCCGCCTTTGCCGCAAAATACTGTGCTGTGACCGAACTTACCAGACCAACTGCCGCAAGCAGCACCAGCACACCTCCCATCTTCCATATATATGGCTTGTCCGAAGCCGTAATTCCGTTATCAATGATTGCCGCCATGACAAGCGGTACTATAAGCTCAAAGGATGCTTCCAGCAGCTTAAATAACGGAGCACAGATGCATTCCTTTTTGTACTCCTTCAAATATTTTAATATCTGTTTCATCTTTTCCCCTTTCAGATTTTATGTCGCCGATTACAGCTTCACTATTATAGATGATTTTTCTCATATATACAAGAAAAACGATACACTAAAAAACCAGTACCCTGCGGTACTGGTTTCATATATCAGCTCTTATGTATATGCTTCTTGATTGCTTCAAAGCTCTCAGGACTGATGACATGCTCTATACGGCATGCGTCCTCTGCTGCAATCTCCTTATCAACACCAAGCTTCTCAAGACACTCTGACAAAAGCTCATGTCTTTCGTATATCATCTCTGCTATCTGTCTTCCTGACTCTGTGAGTGTGATAAAGCCTGCATCACTAACTGTGATATTGTTCTTCTCTCTAAGGTTTTTCATGGCTATACTCACGCTGGATTTCTTATATCCAAGCTCATTTGCTATATCAACTGAGCGTACCACAGGAAGCTTCTTGCTGAGAATAAGTATGGTCTCTAAATAGTTTTCTGATGATTCATTGTTTCGCATTTCGAATACCCCCGTGAGTTTATTTTCGTTCGTTTTAATTCAGTTATATTATTATAACATACATTTTATTGTTTGCAAAACTTTTCTTTTGATTTGTACGTGATTTATAAAAATCCAAAAAAATATCAAAATCCCATATTTGTTATTGACTTCTAATTCGCGTTAGTGTATACTAACTATCGAATCAGAAAACAAACGTATGCATGATATATTTCTAAATCTTGTATGCCATAAATGTTTAATTATATCAAATAAGACCGGCCGATCACCGGTCTTATTTATTTTAAAAAATGTACATATTCAGCTTAAACGAGAGCTCTTTTTAACCTTTCCAGACCTTCCATAAGCACTGCCCCGGGGCATGCGATATTCAATCTCACAAAGTAGCGTCCATTGCCTCCAAACTCAGCTCCCTCCGACAGATAAAGTCCTGTTTTTTCGCGAATCATCTGCGTAAATGCCACAGAATCATCTGTGAGTGCACTGCAGTCAAGCCACATGAGGTATGTCGCATCGGCATCCACTATGTGTATCTGCGGCAGGTTTTCTGCCACGAAGTCACAGACTGTTTTGCGGTTTTCCCAGAGATATTTTCTGAGCTCCTCAAGCCACGGCTCACCCTTTGTGAACGCTGCAACTGCTGCAGTGATGGCAAATGCGTTTGGCTCCGCCACCTCGTCTGTATTTAATGCGCGCCATACCTTGTGACGCAAAAATTTATTTGGCACCATCACTGCCGCAGTCTGTAAGCCAGCCATATTAAAGCACTTGGTCGGTGCAATACAGGTGATGCTTATATCGGCGCAGTCCTCCGATGCTGCCGCAAACGGCACGTATGATTTTCCCGGTGCTGTGATGTCGCAGTGTATCTCGTCTGATATGACCGTCACATTGTACTTCCTGCAGAGTGCACCTATTTTCGCAAGCTCATCCTTTGTCCAGATGATACCGCACGGATTGTGAGGGTTGCAAAATATCATAAGCGAGGTCTGTGGATTGGAAAGGTCATGCTCCAACCTGTCATAGTCCACAAAATATCTGCCGTTTTCGTATCCAAGCGGGCTTTCCTGCACATTTACGCCGTTATTAAATATGGAATTAAAAAATATATTGTATACCGGCGTCATGATAAGCACATTTTCACCGGGTGTTGTGAGCTTTCGAACTGTAGATGATATGGCCGGTACGACCCCTGTGCAAAAAATCAGGCTGTCTCTTTCGATTTTAAGCCCATGGCGTCTGTCCCACCACGAAATATACGCATCATTCCACTCATCCGGAATGATGGAATAGCCAAACACTCCGTGAGAAACACGCTCTGATATTGCCTCTATTATCTGTGGAGCTGTCTTAAAATCCATATCTGCTACCCACATCGGGAGCTCATTTTCTGCCACATCCCACTTTAGTGAGCCTGTATTTCTTCTGTCTACAACGGTGTCAAAATCATACATAGATTATTTTCCCTCACATATTATCTTAGTCTTTGATGGGTCAACTCTGTCCCTTTCGATAGTCAGTGTGCCAATCTCTTTTGCCCTTATCACTCCGCTTGTCGGATTTAAAACACTATCCACTTTACTGCAAATCTCTGCATCTACCGAAGAATACTCAAATGCCAATGTAGTGTTTATGAGCTTACAGTTTTTCATAACGAGGTTGTCGATGTAGCAAAGCCCCTGCAAGCTTTCGATTGTGCAGTTTATAAGTGTCAGATTCTTTGCGTTCCAGCCAAGGTATTCACCTGTAATAAATGAATCATAGACTGTGACATTTTCCGTATTCCAGAAGGCATCCTTTGAGATAAGCTTTGAATCGTGCACCTCTACATTTCTTGAGCCGTCAAACGAATAGTTGCCGACCAGCTGGAAATTCTTCATGATAAGATTATTTGTATTCATGCCAAAATAATCTCCCTTTGCCGAAACATTCTCGATATCGACATGATCACAGCTCCAGAGGGTCTCCTGGGCATTTGGAAATGTCACATTTTTAAGCTTTAGGTTATTGCATCGCCTGAAGTTCTTAGGTGCCTCAACTATTGAATCAGTGACAGAGATATTGTCTGTATACCAGACACCCGCACGCGCCATGTCAAACCATGTACAGTCCTTTACAGCTATGTCACTACAGTACCATAGCGGATATTTCCATCTAAAAAAACAGCCTGTCAGGCTAATGCCATGGCTCTCCTTAAGAGGTGACTCTCCGTCATCAAAAATTGTATCATATATATCCAGGTCGTTGCTTGCAAACAGGGCTCTTTCGCCTGTCAGAAACTCCTGATGGATTTGTTTTCTTTCGCTCATTATATATACTCCTTTTTCCCGGTAATTCTAAATAATTATCTGCCATAAAATCAAATAACCGCCGAGCACATAATATATGCATCCCGACAGTTATCATTATACCCCAAACCCTACTGAATTTATAGTATTTTATATAAGTTTAATATTACAAAATTAATATTAAGAGCCTGATATTTACAGCTCAAGCCCGTCAAGTATGCTCTTAAGTGCATCAGCAGACTCCTTGAGCTTTAAAGCTTCCTCACCGTTTAACTCGATCGGGATATCGCTCTCCACTCCGTTTGCTCCAACGATTGCAGGCATTGAGAGAACCACACCGTCGATGCCGTACTGTCCGTGCATCATGTGTGAAACAGGAAGAATAGACTTCTCATCACGCATGATTACCTCGCAGATACGTCTGACCGACATAGCGATACCATAATATGTCGCATGCTTTCGGTTGATTATCTCGTAAGCACTGTTCTTTACGTTTGCAGCGATTTCCTCTGTATTCTCCTTGTGCTTGTAGTGACCTCTCATCTCGCACATCTTGTGAAGCTCCACTCCGGAAACATTGGCTGATGACCATGCAACCACCTCACTGTCTCCATGCTCACCTACTATAAATGCATGTACGCTTCGGCTGTCCACCTCAAGATGCTCTCCAAGCGCGTACTTAAGTCTTGCACTGTCAAGCACGGTACCTGAACCGATGACACGCTCCTCAGGAAGTCCTGAAAGCTTCTGTGCCACCTGTGTTAAAATATCTACAGGATTTGCAACGATAAGTAAGATTCCACCGAAATTTCTCTTTGCAATCTCCGGAATGATGCTCTTGAAGATTGCAACATTTTTATTTACCAGATCAAGTCTTGTCTCGCCCGGCTTTTGGCCTGCACCTGCAGAAACAACAATGATAGCAGCATCTGCCACATCATCATAACCACCTGCATATATCTTCATAGGTCTGGCAAAAGGAATACCGTGGCTTATATCCATCGCCTCTCCCTCAGCCTTGTCCTTATCAGCGTCAATGAGAACTATCTCAGAAAAAAGACCGCTCTGCATAAGTGCAAAAACTGATGCCGAACCAACGAATCCACATCCGATCATGACAGCCTTTCTTGGGTTTGTCTTAACAACTGCGCTAGTTTTATTGCTCATGTACGTTCCTCTCTTTCTTAAACTATAATTCAAATAGTTGCTTTTTATTATAACTATTCATCCCAAACACAAATTCTCAATATCTGCTTTGTTATCAGTAGTTCTGAATAATTATCTTTTATTTATATTATACCCGCATTGTACATATAATCCGTTGTAAAAACAACAAATTACTTGATAAAATACAATCAATAGCCCATTGTTCCCATTTTTATACAATTTTAATGCAGATTTTTACATAAAAAGTGCAGTACTAAAAAGCAAACCGGACCAATACAGCTGAATGAATTGTCATTTGGCATATTGATCCGGTTATATTAAAATGCTGTATCCGCTTATTTTGTGCTTGAATTTCTGTACTCAAGCGGTGTCATTCCATACAGTTTCTTGAACTGTCTGTTAAAATGCTCCACATTCTGATATCCTGCCTCGATTGCGATATTCTCAACAGTTGTAATGCTGTTTCTAAGCAGTGTGCGTGCCTTTTTCATCTTGGCATTGGTGACCAGCTCTCCGAAGGTCTTGCCTGACTTCTCCTTTATGTACTTTGAGATATAAGGCTCTGTCAGATTGAACTGTGCAGCCATATCTGCAAGCGATACCGTCTTGTAGTTGGCCTGGATGAAGTTAAGCATGGCGATATAACGCTCATCCTTCACATGGCTGTCAGCCTTTGTGGCAAGGTAATGGTTTACCGCAACAACAAGAGCTCCGATTGATGCCTTGATGATATCCTCATCCACACCTGCGCCCCAGAACATCTTGCCGTCAACTGTGATACCCACGTATGCCATAGCCTTTGATGAAGAGCCGTGTGAAAGCGCATGCTCCTCGTATACGGTAAGCTCAAAGCTGATGTCAAAATACTGCTTTATTATATTGCTGACTGCATCGAGACGGCCGTTTCCGTTGGCATCTACCTTTCTGGTGCTGTCATTGTGCAAAATAACTGCCTCTGCGAAAATACCGTTCACCTGCTTAAAGTGGCACTCCGGTATAGTAAAATATGGATGGAAATCCACATAATTGTCTGTAAAGATGCTGTGTACCCAATCAGGTGAAAGCTCCTTGTGCTCCTCGTCAGATACCTGCTTGACCATGTATCCGACCTGCTCTCTCATCTGCTGTGGCACATTGATACCGAAGCTCTGCTTAAGGATATAAGCCACTCCGCCCTTTCCTGACTGGCTGTTGATACGGATAACATCAGCCTCGTATGTCCTGCCGACATCCTTTGGATCTATAGGCAGATATGGAACTGTCCACTTATCAAGCTTCTTTTCCTCTCTCCATGCCATGCCCTTTGAAATAGCATCCTGATGAGAGCCTGAAAATGCAGAGAATACGAGGTCTCCCGCATATGGCTGTCTCTCGCCTACCTTCATTCTGGTATATGTCTCATACTTCTCCCTGATCTCAGGCAGATTTGAAAAATCAAGCTGCGGATCCACTCCGTGTGAGTAGAGATTCATAGCAAGTGTCACGATATCGACATTTCCTGTTCTCTCACCGTTTCCAAACAGTGTACCCTCTATCTCCTCAGCTCCTGCAAGCACGCCAAGCTCTGATGTGGCAACACCGCAGCCTCTGTCATTATGAGGATGTAAGCACAGCACTACTCCGTCTCTGTACTTAAGATGCTTGTCGATATACTCTATCTGTGTGGCAAAAACATGTGGCATAGCATTCTCTACTGTGGTAGGGATATTGATAATGGCCTTGTTATCAGCCTTTGGCTGCCATACATCAAGCACTGCGTTGCACACATCAACCGCATAATCCACCTCAGTGCCCGAAAAGCTCTCCGGTGAATACTGGAAGCGGAAATTACCGTCAGTCGCAGCCGCAAGGTCTCTGAGTAAGATGGCGCCGTCAACCGCAAGCTGCTTTATCTCTTCCTTTGACTTCTTAAACACCTGCTCACGCTGTGCAACAGATGTGGAATTGTACAGATGTACAACCGCTCTCGGTGCTCCCTCAAGTGCCTTGAAGGTCTTCTTGATGATATGCTCTCTGGCCTGTGTCAGCACATGTATAGTGACATCATCCGGAATCATATCCCTCTCAATAAGAGCTCTTGTAAAATTGAACTCTGTCTCAGAGGCTGCCGGGAAACCTACCTCGATTTCCTTAAAGCCTATATCTACAAGCATCTTAAAGAAGTCAAGCTTCTCCTCAAGGCTCATCGGCTCTATAAGAGCCTGGTTGCCATCACGTAAATCAACCGAACACCACAGTGGTGCTTTATCTATATAATCCTTCTTAACCCAGTCATAAGTGCATTCAGGAGGCAGAAAATAACTGCGCTCGTATTTTTCATATCCTTTCATCTTAAAACCTCTTTTCGTTTGAACTGATATAATTGTAACACATAAGCGCAGTTATTGGAATGATTATATTTAATCACTTTGGTTGATGTAATTTAATTTTTTATAAAAATATAATCAACTTTATTGATTTTGATTATTCTAATCAGATATTCTGGTCAAAATATCTGACTAATCCTCTCTCTTATTGCCCCAGAAAAACAATGCAACTGTTCCGGGACCGGTGTGGCTTCCTATAGTCGTACCGATATCATTTATCTCTACCTTGCCCTTCATCTTAGGAAAAGCAGCCTCTATCAGATCAGCTACGGCTCTAGCATCCTCATAGCATGCGGAATTTGATATGTATACCTTATCTGAATAATCGGCACCGTCCTTGCAGAGCGCCTGCATCTTCACAAGCATCTCCTTTATCGCCTTCTTTTTGGTGCGGATTTTCTCACGCACAATAAGCTTTCCCTCATTGCTCACATTCATGAAAGGGCAGATATTCAGCACATTTCCCACGAAGCCCGCGGTCTTTGAGATACGGCCTCCCCTGATAAAAAATGTAAGGTCTGATGAGAAGAACCAGTGATTCACCTCAAGTCTGTGCTCCATGGTCCAATTAGCCAGTGTATCAATATCCATGCCACTATCCCTAAGGTCAGCAAGCTTATCCATCAAAAGACCAAAGCCAGACGATGCTGCCAGCGAATCAATCACATATATCTTTCTGTCAGGGTATTCCTCTTCCAAAGCCTCCTTTGCAAGCCTTGCTGAGTTGACTGTACCTGATATGCCGGAGCTTAGTGCACAGTGAAGCACATCATATCCCTCATCCAGAAACTGTCTGAAGTACTCCATGTACTCCTCCTGATTGATCTGCGAGGTCTTTGTCATGGCACCTGCCTCCATTGCCTTGTAGAAATCCGGCAATGGCATGGACTGTCCTAAATCATCCATATACTCTTTACCGTCAAGCTCATAGTGAAAGCATGCGTACTTAATATTTCTCTCGAGCATATGCTCCCTGGTAAGATCTGCTGTTGAACAGCAGCTAATCACATAATTTGACATATTATTTTCCTTTACCTTTTGACCTTTTATCATTATATGTAGTCAGATACATATGGTATCTCATGATATAAAATATCGTCAAGCTTTGCAACAGCATCGTACGTAGTCTGTATTTTGCCCATCTGCAAAAGCTTCTCAGCACTCTTGTAGCCTAAAAGCAGTGTGGTAAACGTGCCAATAGATATGCTTAGGTGATACTGTGGATTTTTGTCGGTGAGAGCACAGTGCCCCTTCTCAAAATCAATGACAAATGTGCCATTGTTCCACGGAAGAAGGTCATCTGCTATCTCAAAGCTAAAGCAGCCGCCCGGGCCATCCGGGTCACAGTTATACTGTGATATAAACTGCGCCACGTCGATGATTCTGCCCATGGCGTATGGTCTTATTGTCTCCTTTATATCACTGTCATCGAGCTCAAAAGCGATGGGCTCGCTGTAATAGTTGTTGCCTCTGACCTCATCAATCATGGAATCGTGCGCATGAATGTACTCCCACAGACCAAGCTGCGCCTCACGGTTTAAGTAGATGAGCTCCTTGATGTGCATGACATCGGAGCTGATAAGATACACCATATAGCCACACGGTTCATCATCCTCGTTATAGTAGATGGCGACCATCGTATCGTCCTCATCCCAGCGGAAGTACTCCTCCCAAGCCAGATTGTTTCTGTACAGACAGCCGTGAGTCTTCGCGGCAAAGTGAGTATGAAGCTTTTTAAACTGCTCGTCATCCCACTGCACACGGCGCACATAGCCCGGCTCCTTAAGCTTTGTAGGAATCTGTCTGTCCTTTATCACATATGTCATCTTGTTTGAGATAATCTCCCAGCCAAGCCCTCTGTAAAGAGGTATGGAGTATGGATACAAAAGGGCAAACGACTTGTTGCTATCGCGCATCCTCGTAAGACTCTTTCTCATAAGCTTCTTCATGAGACCATGGCCTGTGTACTCAGGATACGTGCACACACTTGTGACAAAGCCTACCTCGTAGCGCTCACCATATATATTCATATCGAGCGGATATACCGCAAACTGAGCCACAAGCTCCTCTTTTTTGTCTATGATATTGAAGCAGCCAAGCACATCAGCTCTCTCAAGCACCGGAAACTTCGACTGCTTGATTTCATCATCCTTCCAACCGGTCTCGGCAAGATCTGCCTCCGTCACCTGAAAAGCATAACGAAGCAGTGCATTGTATTCCTCCGCATCGTCCTTTGTCAATACTCTTATCTTAAATTCATCTGATTTAAAAGAATGCATAGTGTCCTTTCTCGCCTGTCTTTACTGTATACATCAGATCGTCCGCCTTCTTAATCAGCTCCGTAATCTGACTCTCACTGGTGACATTTCTCTCATATGAAATACCAATAGAACAAGTGATATTCTTCTCCTCATTAAACTCTACATCATGATTCAGGTATTTCTTTATCTGGCTTCTGAAGCCATCAGCCTCTGCAATCCTCGCATAGATGTCCTTCGCAATATTCTCAAGCTCGTATCTGGCACAGGACTCAATAACTATGATAAACTCATCACCGCCATATCTGCTCACAAAGCCTCTGTCCTTAGCAACTTCCTTGAACACAAAGGCCATCTCCTTAAGTATCAGATCTCCCACATCATGACCATATGTATCATTATAATGCTTGAAATTGTCCAGGTCAATAAACATAAGACCCACATCCATGCCACCGGATGTAACACTTATGCGCTTTTCAAGCTTTTCAATCTCCTGATACATACCTGCTCTGTTATAGATACCGGTAAGCATGTCAGTGATAGCTGCCTGCTTCAGCCTCTTGTTCATCTCATTGGCCTTCTCATTGGCCTCAATACGGGCAATGGAATACTCAAGCTCTCTGAACAACAGCTTGAAAATGCTCAGATCATCCTCATTGAGCATGTATCGCTCGATTGAGCCATGCCAGTTGTCCTTCATGCGCACATATGCTATGAGTACACTTGAAAGTGCATCATTCTTGATAAAAGGCACTGCGACAAATGAGCATACATCATCCACGCCGAAGTACGAGATGACATTTTCATACTCGTAGAAGCCCTCTGCAATCTTTGATGTGGCAATGCCCTCCGGATAGTCTATCATGATATCACATATACCCTTTATAACCTCATCTGTCATATCACAGCCCGTATCATTATAAAGCACCTGCGGCTCCTTCGCGTGCAGATCTATGATCAGCGCACAGTCAAGACTGAAATGATTGATGAAATTGCTCATGGCATTTTCAATCATGGTGTCCTTCTTCTGGTCATTGACATCGATAATGGTCTGCCATATGGAAATAAACTCCATCTGACGCTTTGAGCCCTGATAATCCTTTTCGAGCCCATGCTGCTTTACAAGCATATTAATCTGCCGCTCATTGATATGGCCATCACTCAGTGACTCTAGGTTGATATTTTTTAACATGTCAAGCGGAGCTGCCTCTGCTATTTCATGCATCCTTTTATTGTGTGCCTCTAAAAGTATTCTCTCATGCTCTATAAGCTCATTTTTGCCGAGCAGCTCAAACAGCTTCATCCTGCTTTCCCTGTATATCGAATATGCAAAAAATTCGTTTCCCTCCGCATTAACGAGATATCTCTCCGCATCCTCAAAACGTAAAAAGGCTTCTTCCTTTTCACCATCGTGCCACAAGAGCATGGCTGATGCAAAGGAGTAAAGGAACATCTCATCATCGCATCTGGAATAGTCATGGACTGCCTCAGTTCTTGTGGTGTCAATTACTCTGTAGATGACATAATTAAGAAACTGCTTGCAGCTGAGCAGATAACGCTCACAGCTGAATCTGTCACCCGAAAATATAGATGCAAGCGCAAGAAGCGCATATACCTTACTCGTGTTGCACACTCTTAAGCTGTTTAGATGAAGCTTTATAATAGTCTTCATGGCAACTAAAAGTGCATGGACAGCCTCCTTATAATTGCCCTGCATGATATAGTTAAGAGACTTGTTATAATACACCTCAGCTATATCCTCCGGCATCTTCAGGTAATATAACATATTGATTGCAGCATTGTAATAATTGTCAACCAGCTCATTTTTACCCATGGCACTTAAATTGTAGCCTATAGACGTAAGCACTCTCGCAACATATATATTGCCG
It encodes the following:
- a CDS encoding GNAT family N-acetyltransferase yields the protein MHSFKSDEFKIRVLTKDDAEEYNALLRYAFQVTEADLAETGWKDDEIKQSKFPVLERADVLGCFNIIDKKEELVAQFAVYPLDMNIYGERYEVGFVTSVCTYPEYTGHGLMKKLMRKSLTRMRDSNKSFALLYPYSIPLYRGLGWEIISNKMTYVIKDRQIPTKLKEPGYVRRVQWDDEQFKKLHTHFAAKTHGCLYRNNLAWEEYFRWDEDDTMVAIYYNEDDEPCGYMVYLISSDVMHIKELIYLNREAQLGLWEYIHAHDSMIDEVRGNNYYSEPIAFELDDSDIKETIRPYAMGRIIDVAQFISQYNCDPDGPGGCFSFEIADDLLPWNNGTFVIDFEKGHCALTDKNPQYHLSISIGTFTTLLLGYKSAEKLLQMGKIQTTYDAVAKLDDILYHEIPYVSDYI
- a CDS encoding GGDEF domain-containing protein; amino-acid sequence: MIEKYYSGVIEQIYNRIGKETRNIVMANYSNDFSIENLEVIRRYQSNEDNVFFAYSEFSYNTLVGAYEPFLDIICNMHRRFIGGSFDDFQKECGVYYLHRQVLNSYYETGECFREETVLLNEVAYEQRRMTMAIADMLKKLSEVKPLMIVINRFQMASKSSIETIKYLIDNPCANIGIVLGVNAIVKGTDSTVEVWDRIVESLEDRSAIYYIGSAGPLKNNVKTTNDDELYITMNFEQSIQEASNIMEFLDFEQARRGCRIIEHKLKFEDAWIDEKSLRRFYMVYARTSVLLGEMSKAIELTNEYKALIPENDSEHYLSLYYFMKGTCYMYQGKLEKAGNSAKSAYDYAVLAEDDTLIFKAELLSVMIKMSGWYNIFFCVQDIPVSDEIIEKLIKHGYRNHLAHIYIYAYDNSRDVVKQSFYDESLLKHFTKGLELAKEIGNEQLVYDAYQKTIMLASTSGLNEIAFLYVIRTYEFMKGHGNIYVARVLTSIGYNLSAMGKNELVDNYYNAAINMLYYLKMPEDIAEVYYNKSLNYIMQGNYKEAVHALLVAMKTIIKLHLNSLRVCNTSKVYALLALASIFSGDRFSCERYLLSCKQFLNYVIYRVIDTTRTEAVHDYSRCDDEMFLYSFASAMLLWHDGEKEEAFLRFEDAERYLVNAEGNEFFAYSIYRESRMKLFELLGKNELIEHERILLEAHNKRMHEIAEAAPLDMLKNINLESLSDGHINERQINMLVKQHGLEKDYQGSKRQMEFISIWQTIIDVNDQKKDTMIENAMSNFINHFSLDCALIIDLHAKEPQVLYNDTGCDMTDEVIKGICDIMIDYPEGIATSKIAEGFYEYENVISYFGVDDVCSFVAVPFIKNDALSSVLIAYVRMKDNWHGSIERYMLNEDDLSIFKLLFRELEYSIARIEANEKANEMNKRLKQAAITDMLTGIYNRAGMYQEIEKLEKRISVTSGGMDVGLMFIDLDNFKHYNDTYGHDVGDLILKEMAFVFKEVAKDRGFVSRYGGDEFIIVIESCARYELENIAKDIYARIAEADGFRSQIKKYLNHDVEFNEEKNITCSIGISYERNVTSESQITELIKKADDLMYTVKTGEKGHYAFF